The Curtobacterium sp. MCSS17_015 genomic sequence CTTCGGTAGTGCAGGTGGTTGTCGATGCGCGGCATGTACTTCGCCAGGAAGGCCCGGTCAGTGCCGATGGTGTTGCCGGCCAGGGGAGCGGTGCCCTCGGCGGGGACGTGGGCGAGGATGTACTCGAGCACCTGGTACTCGGCATCGGCCAGGGAGACGCCGTTCGGGATCTCCTCGATCAGGCCCGAGGTGGTGTGCATCTTCGTCACGAACTCGTTCATGTTGTCGAGCGCTGACTGGTCGGGCTTGATGACGATGTCGAAGCCGGGGTGCACGGGGTTCAGGTCGAAGTCCGTGACGACGACCGCGACCTCCACGAGCTCGTCGACCTCGACGTCGAGACCGGTCATCTCGCAGTCGATCCAGACGAGGCGGTCATTCGCTGCAGACATGCCCTGATCCTACTTCCGCCCGCCGACGCCGCCGCGCCCCTGTGGAGGACGAGTGTCCCACCGGTCTACGCCATCTCGCCGGCTGAGATCGCCTCGGCCTCGACGCGCTCCGGCTCGGCCCCGTCGTCGACGCGACGCAGCACCTTCGTGGTGAGCACGACGACCAGGAACGCCACGGCGACGGCCACGCCGGCGAAGACGTAGGCGGCGCTCGGCGAGTACGCGTCGGCGAGCAGGGTGGCGACGGGCGGGGCGATGGCACCACCGATGAAGCGGACGGCCGAGTAGGCGCTGGACGCCACGGAGCGGGGCAGGTCGGTCGCTTCCATGACGCACTCCGTCAGCACGGTGTTGAGGACACCGAGGACGAGACCGCCGATGACGACGCAGACGATGAGCCCGGCCTGTGACCGGACGACGACGGCGGCGGCGAACAGGTCGAGGGCGAGCAGCGGTAGCGCGAGCTTGAGGACGCTGGTGCGGCGCATCCGCGCGGTGAGCATCGGGGCGACCCACACCGAGGTGATCGCGAGTCCGACGCCCCAGCCGAAGAACGTGAACCCGATGCCGAGCGCCCCGAAGCCGAGCGGGAACGGCGTGTAGGCGAGGAGGACGAAGAACCCGATGTTGTAGAACAGCGCGGTCGCGGCGAGGGCGGCCAGGGCCGGTCGACCGAGGGCGCGGAACGGTGCCGAGAGCTTGGTCGGGGTGGGCTTCTCGAGGCTCCCGGACTTGAGGAGCACGAGGATCGCGATGAACGCGACGGCCATCAGGGTGGTGACGCCGAAGAAGGGTCCGCGCCAGCTGACGGAACCGAGCAGGCCGCCGACCAGGGGGCCCACCGCGATGCCGAGGCCGAGTGCGGCCTCGTACAGGATGATCGCCGACGCGGTCCCGCCCGACGCTGCACCGACGATGGTCGCGAGTGCGGTCGAGATGAAGAGGGCGTTGCCGAGACCCCATCCGGCACGGAAGCCGATGATCGTCCAGACGTCGTTCGACACGGCGGCGAGGACCGAGAACAGCACGATGAGGGCGAGCCCGGTCATCAGGGTCTTCTTCGCACCGATGCGGCTCGACACCCAGCTCGTGAAGAACATCGCGATGCCGGTGACGGCCAGGTAGCTCGTGAAGAGGAGCTCGGTCTGCGCGGGGGTGGCCCGGAGCGACTCGGCGATCGCGGGGAGGATCGGGTCGACGAGGCCGATGCCCATGAAGGCGACGACGCAGGCGAAGGCGATGGCCCACACCGCGGACGACTGCTTGAGGATCGAGCCGGCGGGTGCGTGCGAGGCGGCCTGTCCGGCGGGTGCGTGCGTGTTCACGCGGTGGTCTCCGTTCTGGTCCTCGCTGCGATGAGGGCCGATGCGTGGTGCAGGATGTCCCAGTCGTCGTCGCTGAGGTCCGCGAACAGGGGACCGACGGTGCTGGTGAGGGCGGCCCGCCAGGCCGCGAGACGCTCGCGGCCGGCGTCGGTGATCTCGATGAGCTGCCCGCGGGAGTCGTCCGGGTCGACGGTGCGCGAGATCAGCCCGTCGGCGGTCATGCCGGCGACCAGGCGGGTCATGGTCGGCTGGGACACCCGCGACGCCCGGGCGAGTTCGCCGAGTCGGAGGGACTCCTCCGTCTCGAGGATGCCGAGGGTCCGCCAGACGGCGGTCGAGGTGGTGTGCCCCGTGGCCTGGAGCGCGGACCGGATGAGCCGGTTGACGGAGACGAGGAGCGTCTCGATGGTCTGGTCCCGCGCTTGTTCCATACCGGAACTATATAGCCGAGCTATGGATTCGGCAAGGGGGTCCGGGGCACGCCCGCCGGACCGTTCGGGTCGCGCCCCTGGTCACCGCGCGCTGGACCGGGCTGCTCCGGGTGCTGGTAGAAGGGACACATGAGCGACATCACGATCCACGAGGGTGACGAGTTCACCGCCATCTTCCACGGGGGCCCCTTCGACGGGACCACGGACACCCGCACCGCCACGAGCGATGCGTTGGACGACGAGGTGACGGTGTTCGCGGACGTCGAGGGCCTCCAGACGGCCTTCACCTACAAGTCCACCGGTTCGCGCCAGGTGCTCGACCAGATCTCGGTCGACTACACCTTCGCGCCCGACGAGTCCGACCCGGTCGACGACCTGCAGGACCGCGGCGACCGCAGCGGCGAGTTCGACCGCGAGTAGCCAGCGCCCCGGACAGCCCCGGACAGCCCCGGTCGTCGTCGACGGCCGGGGCGCTCCGCTGCCCACTCCGTCCGTGGCCCGACGCCGATCGGGAGTGCCGGGGCCGCGGTCCGCGTTGGAGGAGGACATGCAGGTCGATCTCTGGACGTCCGCGTTCTGCGCGCCGTGTGCCGCCGCGCGCCGTGTGGTCGGCGACGCCGCCCGCCTGGTCCCGGC encodes the following:
- the orn gene encoding oligoribonuclease, coding for MSAANDRLVWIDCEMTGLDVEVDELVEVAVVVTDFDLNPVHPGFDIVIKPDQSALDNMNEFVTKMHTTSGLIEEIPNGVSLADAEYQVLEYILAHVPAEGTAPLAGNTIGTDRAFLAKYMPRIDNHLHYRSVDVSSVKELCRRWFPRVYFNSPEKHGGHRALADILESIRELEYYRRAGFTPEPGPASDDVKTIAAEVVAKWEPRLTPQPSPTPAE
- a CDS encoding MFS transporter encodes the protein MNTHAPAGQAASHAPAGSILKQSSAVWAIAFACVVAFMGIGLVDPILPAIAESLRATPAQTELLFTSYLAVTGIAMFFTSWVSSRIGAKKTLMTGLALIVLFSVLAAVSNDVWTIIGFRAGWGLGNALFISTALATIVGAASGGTASAIILYEAALGLGIAVGPLVGGLLGSVSWRGPFFGVTTLMAVAFIAILVLLKSGSLEKPTPTKLSAPFRALGRPALAALAATALFYNIGFFVLLAYTPFPLGFGALGIGFTFFGWGVGLAITSVWVAPMLTARMRRTSVLKLALPLLALDLFAAAVVVRSQAGLIVCVVIGGLVLGVLNTVLTECVMEATDLPRSVASSAYSAVRFIGGAIAPPVATLLADAYSPSAAYVFAGVAVAVAFLVVVLTTKVLRRVDDGAEPERVEAEAISAGEMA
- a CDS encoding MarR family transcriptional regulator — translated: MEQARDQTIETLLVSVNRLIRSALQATGHTTSTAVWRTLGILETEESLRLGELARASRVSQPTMTRLVAGMTADGLISRTVDPDDSRGQLIEITDAGRERLAAWRAALTSTVGPLFADLSDDDWDILHHASALIAARTRTETTA